A window of the Gordonia westfalica genome harbors these coding sequences:
- a CDS encoding phage gene 29 protein family protein gives MSFKQWADMSDEEREAEAQAVSVLFIGLPGVVGAPLVMGPDYWVDVARHLVECGVRLVADSIKHYEPGDSLEASKAAGKWCYDSHEPDETYEQRIARLADEEHQNYLAKVEEMKARQANTQERVVQAEAVAFAAEVKRRKADGTFDGSPHAGINPEAL, from the coding sequence GTGTCTTTCAAGCAGTGGGCTGACATGTCCGATGAGGAACGTGAAGCCGAAGCGCAGGCGGTGTCGGTGTTGTTTATCGGCCTGCCTGGTGTGGTGGGTGCCCCGCTGGTGATGGGACCCGACTATTGGGTGGATGTTGCCCGCCATCTGGTGGAGTGCGGTGTCCGGCTGGTGGCGGATTCGATCAAGCACTATGAACCGGGGGACAGCTTGGAGGCGTCGAAGGCTGCGGGGAAGTGGTGTTACGACTCGCATGAGCCGGATGAAACGTATGAGCAGCGGATCGCCCGGCTGGCTGATGAGGAGCATCAGAACTATCTGGCGAAGGTGGAGGAGATGAAGGCCCGCCAGGCGAATACGCAGGAGCGGGTGGTGCAGGCAGAGGCTGTGGCGTTCGCCGCGGAGGTGAAGCGCCGCAAGGCGGATGGAACGTTCGACGGTTCCCCGCACG